The region GATGGACTATGTTACTGGCTGGGAAAATGTATTCGAGAATTTACCGAGTCTCTTTCTAGTTATTGCTTTTGTTATTGCGCTTAGCCTTGCAGCGGTTTTTGCTGGGGAGTATCAGAGAGGAACGGATGCTATAGTTCTATCTACCCGTTATGGTAGAAGCAAAGCCATTGTTGCTAAATTAAAAGCAAGCTTTATAGTTTCTACAGGATTAATTATTTTTTCAATTGCAATATATACTTTCCTGATACTCGGGGTGTTTGGATTTGATGGTTCAGGCGCCCATGTACAAATGATCAAGTTTTTGGCCCCTGTTCCCTACACTGTTATTGAGACCTACCTGTGGACGGTACTGATCGGCAGTCTGGCATGTCTTATGGCAGGAGCCTTGACACTTTGGTTCTCCAGCCGGATGAGCAATTCATTCTCAGTTATTGTAGCAGCCGGAGTCCTGCTTGTAGGTACTCAGTTTATCCCCGATAGCAAAAATAGTCGTCTATTAGGCTATCTGACAGATCTGCTTCCCGGAAATATGTTTGACAGCTTTAGAAAGATAACGGGTTATGAAATATTTAATATCGGGGGACAGTTGATTCCAACGTATAAAATAATGGTTGTGTTCTCGATAATTGCTATAGCACTTCTGATACCTTTTACTTATCGAGCATTCAAAAAGCATCAGGTTGTATAGGGGGCATGACTCATGAACACGCTAACCCGTTTTGAAATACGTAAAATAATTAGAAGTAAATTATTTTATGTCGCCATTGGGCTTGTGACGGCTGTTGTCTTGCTTTTGGTCAACATGAGGTTTACAGGGGCATACATAACAGATCCAGAGGGGAAAGAAATTAAAGGTTTTGCAGCCATCTCTCTGGAAAGACAATATGCGCGTCAGCAAGCCGGACCCTTATCAACGGAAAAAATAGCAAATGCAATTGAACGCCATAATAAAGTTTTGCTTGATCCGAAAAATATTGATGCTAATGGGAATTTAAATAATCAGGCTTATGCTATATACGAAGTTCCGGATGAACAGATCAATACGTTGATACGGTATGCCTTTTCACCATTAAGTCAGTTCGATTATTCTGTAATGAATAGATTACATGAAGATGAAGCAAAGAGATTTTATGAGAAGCGGATGGAAAAAATCAATGGATATTTAGATTACGATTATTCTTATGGTAATTATTCAGATAGGGAGAAAACTTTTTTTAATGCAATGAACGAAAAACTCCGCGTTCCCTTTCAGATGGATTATGTTACCGGATGGGAGAAGGTGTTTCAAAACCTTCAAAATCTCTTTTTAGTGATTGCTTTAGCCATCGGGATATGTCTCGCTCCAATCTTTGCTGGGGAATATCAGCGGGGCACCGATGCAATAATATTGTCTACCCGCTATGGCAGGAATAAGGTGATTACTGCCAAACTTAAGGCGGGCTTTATCTTATCTTTAGGTTTACTATTCTTAGCACTCATGCTATACACGCTTCTTCTTCTGGGGATATTTGGTTTTGAGGGCGCGGGAGCCAATTTACAGATCATTGATCTTTTAGCTCCCGTCCCCTATACGGTAATCCAAGCATATCTGTGGACGATCTTGATTGGTAGTTTAGGCTGTCTGATAGTAGGAGCATTGACGTTATGGCTGTCTAGCAGGTTGAATAGCCCCTTTTCAGTTATTATTGTGATTGGTATTTTTTTAATTGGTCCATTCTTTATTCCTGCAAGCAAGAGCAGCCGTTTGTTTAATCAACTGATGGATTTATTTCCGGCTAATATGTTTAATGGTTTCAAAAAAATCACTTCTTATGAAGTGATTGATCTATTCGGTGCATTAATTCTAGAGTATAAGTTCATCACAGGCTTTGCTATTATAGTAATAGCCTTGCTGCTTCCGCTTACTTTTAGGGCATTTAAGAAGCATCAGGTGGCCTGATTAAGAATAAAGCGTACTTTATGTATTATTTTAATCAGCTTGCAGACTGCCAATAAATGAATAAAAATAACTTTTAAAAAAGACGGAGACTTTCGCAGGGTTGAAGTCTTCTTTTTTGTGTTATATAGAAGCGCAGCAGAATGTAAACTAGGTGCCAAGCGCTTGAGCCCCGCATGAACTTAATCACGGCGAAAATGCGGGAGATTGGGATTTAATAGAAATGAACGATCTGCCCGGATGGTTCGTATTATAGTTATTTGCTAACACCAAGGAAGAGGTGAGAGGAAATGCTGACCATTAGGCATTTTACGAAGAGTTACAAAGGCGGGGCTAAAGCGGTGGATGATCTTAGCCTCGAAGTTGAACGGGGTGACATCTACGGCTTCATCGGGCATAACGGCGCAGGCAAGACCACGACGATCCGCGCTGTGGTGGGCGTGCTTGATTTTGAACAAGGGGAGATTGAGATCGACGGCATCTCGATCCGCAAGAATCCGGTAGCCTGCAAGGCGAATATTGCCTACATCCCGGATAATCCGGACCTGTACGATCACCTGACGGGAATTCAGTACCTGAACTTCATCGGCGATCTCTTCAGTGTATCGGGGTCCACCCGGGAGCGGCTGATCGGGCAATACGGCGATGCCTTCCAGCTTACAGCCAGTCTGGGCGATCTGATCTCCTCGTATTCCCACGGCATGAAGCAGAAGCTGGCCATTATCTCTGCACTTATTCATGAGCCGAAGCTGTTAGTGCTGGATGAGCCTTTTGTAGGACTTGATCCGAAGGCAGCGCATACGCTGAAGACTATTATGACGGATCTGTGCAGCAGGGGCAGCGCGATCTTTTTCTCCACACATGTACTGGATACGGCGGAGAAGCTCTGCAACAAGATTGCGATCATCAAGGGCGGACGGCTGATTGCCCACGGCTTAACTGAAGCGGTAAGGGGCGAGAACAGCCTGGAGGACGTATTCATGGAGCTGATCGATAATGATTAATGTCTGGAGATTAACGAAGCTGCAGCTGTTGTCCTCCTTCGGCCTCAATCAGGCGCTCCATACGAAAGACCCTGCACGCAGACGCAAGGCGCTGCTGATCAGCCTCTTGGTGATAGCCGGTATACTCATGATAGGAGCCGTGTCATTCGGCTACAGCTTTATGATGGCGAAGTCGTTCGAGCAGCTTGGGCGGATGGAGCTATTGCTGGCTGTGATGATGACAGTCACTTCGCTGGTGAGCTTCTTCACTACGGTCTATAAGGCAAGCGGGGTATTATTCAGCTATAAGGATTACGATATGATTATGTCCCTCCCGGTGAAAACCAGCCATGTTGTGGCGAGCCGGGTGCTTCAGCTCTATGTGATGAATCTGTTCTTCACGCTGCTGGTCATGCTTCCGGCGGGGGCGGTGTATGCTATCCATGTGAAGCCGGGTGTGCTGTTTTATCTGTTTTTTGTAATGACGCTCTTCTTCATTACCCTGCTGCCGATTATAGCGGCTACGCTGGTAGGCTCTCTCATTAGCTGGGTCTCTTCCCGGTT is a window of Paenibacillus sp. FSL H3-0469 DNA encoding:
- a CDS encoding ABC transporter permease subunit, encoding MDILTRFELRKIIRRKSFYIGILVLVAVAILLSVLLVTNIQMTGKEAKFLNGVAAIQLEREYNRQLAGPLTIAAMEAAVRRHQDLLHDPSNLDEKGEMTVEANAKYDTRDNQIQFLIMDAFSPAGEHDYDLIDKINPEEMKDFYQKRLEKVQVFLNNNDSDNNYTDKEKAYFIKMDEQIPVPFQMDYVTGWENVFENLPSLFLVIAFVIALSLAAVFAGEYQRGTDAIVLSTRYGRSKAIVAKLKASFIVSTGLIIFSIAIYTFLILGVFGFDGSGAHVQMIKFLAPVPYTVIETYLWTVLIGSLACLMAGALTLWFSSRMSNSFSVIVAAGVLLVGTQFIPDSKNSRLLGYLTDLLPGNMFDSFRKITGYEIFNIGGQLIPTYKIMVVFSIIAIALLIPFTYRAFKKHQVV
- a CDS encoding ABC transporter permease subunit, which produces MNTLTRFEIRKIIRSKLFYVAIGLVTAVVLLLVNMRFTGAYITDPEGKEIKGFAAISLERQYARQQAGPLSTEKIANAIERHNKVLLDPKNIDANGNLNNQAYAIYEVPDEQINTLIRYAFSPLSQFDYSVMNRLHEDEAKRFYEKRMEKINGYLDYDYSYGNYSDREKTFFNAMNEKLRVPFQMDYVTGWEKVFQNLQNLFLVIALAIGICLAPIFAGEYQRGTDAIILSTRYGRNKVITAKLKAGFILSLGLLFLALMLYTLLLLGIFGFEGAGANLQIIDLLAPVPYTVIQAYLWTILIGSLGCLIVGALTLWLSSRLNSPFSVIIVIGIFLIGPFFIPASKSSRLFNQLMDLFPANMFNGFKKITSYEVIDLFGALILEYKFITGFAIIVIALLLPLTFRAFKKHQVA
- a CDS encoding ABC transporter ATP-binding protein; translated protein: MLTIRHFTKSYKGGAKAVDDLSLEVERGDIYGFIGHNGAGKTTTIRAVVGVLDFEQGEIEIDGISIRKNPVACKANIAYIPDNPDLYDHLTGIQYLNFIGDLFSVSGSTRERLIGQYGDAFQLTASLGDLISSYSHGMKQKLAIISALIHEPKLLVLDEPFVGLDPKAAHTLKTIMTDLCSRGSAIFFSTHVLDTAEKLCNKIAIIKGGRLIAHGLTEAVRGENSLEDVFMELIDND